From Cloacibacillus sp., a single genomic window includes:
- a CDS encoding nuclear transport factor 2 family protein, whose translation MKRYFAALGIWAAVILFIACSVPGRADCGPRREHGAPHERDEEMAERCYRDMYKAMIAKDAEGLSLLLDESFVLIHMTGVRQSKQEFIDAVMDGALNYYTGDHQKSPIEVNGTIARMTGRTIVDAAVYGGARHTWRLQQQIKLVKKGERWLMTEAMASTF comes from the coding sequence ATGAAGAGATATTTTGCGGCGCTGGGAATTTGGGCGGCTGTGATTTTGTTTATCGCGTGTTCCGTGCCGGGGAGGGCTGACTGCGGCCCACGGCGGGAGCACGGTGCGCCCCATGAGAGAGATGAAGAGATGGCAGAACGCTGCTACCGCGATATGTATAAGGCGATGATAGCCAAAGACGCGGAAGGACTTTCGCTGTTGCTCGACGAGTCATTCGTGTTGATACACATGACCGGCGTACGCCAGTCTAAACAGGAATTCATCGATGCGGTCATGGATGGGGCGCTGAACTATTACACAGGCGACCATCAAAAAAGTCCTATTGAAGTTAACGGCACCATCGCGCGGATGACAGGAAGAACGATCGTCGACGCGGCGGTCTACGGCGGAGCAAGACACACATGGAGGCTGCAGCAGCAGATAAAGCTTGTAAAGAAGGGGGAACGTTGGCTGATGACAGAGGC